Within Amycolatopsis sp. FDAARGOS 1241, the genomic segment GAGCGGCCGCACCGGATGTCCGGCGGGCAGCGGCAACGGGTGATGATCGCGCTCGCCCTCGCCGCCGAACCCGCGGTGCTCTTCGCGGACGAACCGACCACCGCCCTCGACGCGACCACCGCCGTCGGGGTGCTTGCGCTGCTGAAGCGGGTGGCGCGCGAGCTGGACACCGCGGTCGTGCTGATCACCCACGACATCGGGGTGGTCGCCGCGACGTGCGAACGCGTCGTGGTGATGCGCACCGGGCAGGTCGTGGAACACGGCGCAGTCGAGGACGTGCTGCTGCGGCCGCAGCACCCGTATACCCGGGCCTTGCTCGCGGCAGTGCCCCGCCTGGACACACCGCTGCCGAAACACTCCGGTGTGGACGGATCGGCCGAGCCGCTGCTGCAGGTCTCCGGCCTCACCAAGACCTACCGCGGCCGCCACGGACAGCGGTTCACGGTGCTCGACGACGTGAGCCTGAGTGTCCGACCGGGCGAGACACTGGGCATCGTCGGCGAGTCGGGCAGCGGGAAGTCGACGCTGGCGCGGGCCGTCGCGGGAGCGCACGCCCCCACTTCGGGTGCGCTCCGGTTCCGCGGCGAAGAGCTGACGGCGAAGCGTTCGGCACAGCTGCGCCGGGCAATCCAGCTCGTGTTCCAGGACCCCTACGCGTCACTGCACCCGCGGATGCGCATCGGCACCGCACTCGAGGAACCGTTGCGCGCGCACGGTCTTCGGGACCGGCGCGCACGAGCCGACCGCGTTGCCGAGCTGCTGCGCGAAGTCGGCCTGGATCCCGACGTCGCCCACCGGCGGCCCGCCGAGTTTTCCGGGGGACAGCGCCAGCGCATCGGCATCGCCCGCGCCCTCGCCACGGAGCCGGACCTGTTGATCTGCGACGAACCCGTGTCGTCGCTGGACGTCTCGGTGCAGGCGCGGATCCTGGACCTGCTCGTCGCATTGCGGGAGCGCCTCGGGCTGACGATGCTGTTCATCTCGCACGACCTCGCGGTGGTCCGGCAGGTGAGCCACCGGATCGCGGTGCTGTACTCGGGTTCGTTGATGGAGCTCGGCCCGGCCGGCCCCCTCACGGACCGGCCGCTGCACCCCTACACCGTCACGCTGCTGTCCGCCGCGCCGTCCCCGGACCCGTCAGCCGACCGGCGTCCCGAGGCGCTGCTGCTGCGCGGCGCGGCGAACGGGCAGCCCGTGCGCGCAACCGGCTGCCCGTTCGCGGACCGGTGCCCCATCGGCCCGGTCGTGCGCGACGGCCGCGGGATCTGCCGGGACCGGCGCCCGGAACTCAGCGAGCACGAACCCGGCCGGTTCGCCGCCTGCCATTTCGCCGGTACCCTGACCCGGCCGACGACCGAGGAGAGCGCATGACCGAACCCTCTCGGCCGAACATCTTGCTGGTGCACTGGCACGACCTGGGTCGCCACCTCGGTGCCTACGGCCATCCCGGTGTGCCAAGCCCGAACGTGGACCGCTTGGCGGAACAGGGACTGCGCTTCGACAACGCGTTCGCCACCGCTCCCCTGTGCTCCCCCGCGCGGGGCTCGCTCTTCACCGGGCGGTACCCGCACGACAACGGCCTGCTCGGCCTCGCGCACCTCGGCTGGGAATACCGCGCCGGCGTGCAAACCCTGCCGGCACTGCTCGGCGACGCCGGCTACCGCACCGCGCTCGCGGGCATGCAGCACGAGAGCAGCGATCCGTCGACACTGGGCTACCAGGAGTTCTTCGCGCTGCGCACCACCTACCTCGAACGCGAGTACTGCGACGGCGTCACGGACGCGGCGACGGCGTGGCTCGCCCGCGCGGCGCTGGAGGACCGGCCGTTCTTCCTCAGCGTGGGCTTCGAGGAGGTGCACCGCCCCTACCCCACCGACCGCTACGCGCCCGACGACCCGGCGAGGGTGGAAGTGCCGCCGTTCCTGCCGGACAACGCGTGGACGCGCGACGACCTGGCGTCCTTCCAGGGCTCGATCCGCGCGGCCGACGCCGCCGTCGGCCGGCTGCTGTCCGCTGTGGACGAGCTGCGCCTGACCGCCGACACCTGGGTCGTGTTCACCACCGACCACGGGGTGGCGTTCCCCCGCGCCAAGTCCACTTTGTACGATCCGGGCACCGGCGTGGCGCTGATCATGCGGCCACCGGCTGCCTGGCCGTCGCCGCGCGGGGCCACCGACCGCCTGTTCAGCCACGTCGACTTCGTGCCCACCGTCCTGGATGCGCTCGGCCTGCCCGTGCCGCCCGAGGTACAGGGCGTGAGCCACGCCCAGTGGTTGCGCGGCGGTGACCCGGCACCGTCGCGCGAGCACGTGTTCACGGAGAAGAACTTCCACGACATCTACGATCCGCTGCGCGCGGTTCGCGACGCGGAGTTCAAGTACCTCCGCAACTTCGAGCCCCGTCCACTCCTGCCGCTGCCAGGTGACCTCGAGTCGAGCCCGACGCGGTACGGCTACGGCGACGCGCACCTGGCGCACCGGCCCGCCGAAGAGCTCTACGACCTGCGTGACGACCCGTGGGAACAGCGCAACGTGGCCGCGGACCCGCGGTACGCCGAGGTGCGGGCGCGGCTGTCCTGCTCCCTCGAGTCGTGGCAGCAGGACAGCGGCGATCCGCTGCTCAAGGGACCGCTGCCGGCGCCGCCGTGGCCGCGGCAGCCGCGCTACGGCGCACTCGTGGCTGACGAAGGCGGCCCGTGGGCGAGATGAGCGAGCCGAACCCGGTGCGCGCGCGCAACACCGCTGTGGTGCTGGGCCTGCTGCGGGCGCACCGGACGATGTCGCGCACCGAACTGGCGCGCCGGTGCGGCCTGAGCCTGCCCACGGTGATGGAGATCGTCGAGCAGCTCTTGGCCGACGGCTACGTGCGGGCGGCCGGCAGCGGCCCGGCGACCGGCGGGCGGCCGTCGCGATTGTACGAGTTCGACCCGAGCGGACGCTTCGCGATCGGCGTCAGTCTGGGCACGCACACGGCATCGGCCGTGCTCACCGATCTCGACGCCGCCGTCGTCGACGAGGCGAGCGAACCGTCCGAGCTGCTCGTCGGCCCGGACGCGACCGTAGCCCAGACCCGGCGGCTGATCGACCGCGTGCTCCCGGCGCCACGGCGCGATCGTATCCAGGGCATCGGACTGGGCGTCGCGGCGCTCGTCCTCGACAGCGAAGACCGAGCACTGCGGCCGCACGCCGACTGGCCCGCCGTGCCGCTGCGCAGCCTGATCGCCCAGCACTACGGGCTCGGCGCGGAGATCGAGAACTACGCGAAGGCCGTCTCGGTGGGTGAGCACCGCTTCGGCGCCGGCCGCGGAAGGCGCAACATGCTGTGCGTCGTCCTGCAGGACGGGGTCGGCGCCGGGCTGATCTCCGACGGCGAGCTGTACCGGGGCGACGACGGCGCCGCGGGCCGCTTCGGCGCCACCCTCGTGCACCTGCCGGGGCGGCCGCGGGTGCCACTCGACGAGGTCGCCGGCGCCGCCGGGATCGAGGCGTTGGCCAACGCGCGGACGCCGGGCCGCAAGTGGCGCGCCGCCGAGGTGTTCGCCGCAGCCGAAGCCGGAGACCCCACCGCACGGGCGGTGGTCGGCGAGGTCGGCGCCGCGCTCGCCGAAGCCGTCTACAACGCGGTCGTACTGGCCGCCCCGGACCTCGTCGTCCTCTCCGGCAATGTCGCCTCGGCCGGCGGCGCGCTCCTTGCGGACCCGGTCCGAGACCTGCTCACCCGTGCCCACACCCGCGGCCGCACCCCCTCCGTCGTCCCGGGCACCCTCGGCGAGCAGGCGGGCGCCATCGGTGCGGCGGCGTTGCTGCTCCAGAACACGTTCGTCGACCCCGTGGTGCTTTAGCCACTCCCCCGTCACCCGCGGCGAACACCACGGGTCGCGCCGTTCTCATCAACGGTCAGGTGCACGCGTCTGTCAGTGCCGTTTTCTCCGGCCCTCATGGTGACCGCAAGGAACTGGTGGGCAACCTCGGCGAGCGCGACGCGAAATGGGGTGCGACTGTCCGCTTGCCTTCCGATTACTTGAGGCTTTCCGGGTAGGCCAGGTGAAATCCGGCGACGTCCGGCCGAAAATAGCGCAGGGGGCATGTTCGCAGCAGCGAATATTCGGTGACGAAGAGGAGGCAGAACGCCTCTAAGGCAAACATACACCTGCGAATACCACAACAGTGCAATCAACGCTCGGCGACCTGACGATCACGCCCACCGCGCCCTCCGCGCCCACCGCGCCCTCCGCGCCCACCGCGCCCTCCGTGACTCCGGAGCAGATCATTGCCGCGTGGCAGAAGCTGCCAGGTGCCCAGCCTGTCAGCAGCGTCGGAGACGCCGCGGTGTACGCCAGTCAGGGGCACGGCACCATCCCTGGGGCCGCCAAGCAAACCAGCGAAACCACCGTCGCCGTGACGTACACCGGCCCTAAAACGGCACAAGGCAAGCTGGCCACTCTGGTCCGCACCGCCATCAACGGCCGCTGCGCGCATCCCGCCACCCTCTGCTGGCGAAGCCTGTGCAACGCTCGTGCGAGCGGTCAGAAGATTTCCGCGCTGAGTGGCGATTGCACATGCACGTGCGGTCATCAGGAAGCATGTAAACGCGGGAAATGACCCCCGTACACCGGTCACAAGCTTGGCAGCCGGGTACGGGGCCATTCTCATGCGCTGTTGTGGGTATTGGCCACGGAAACTCCGATGTCAGGGACACGCCTGTCCGGTCGGAAAATACAAGGCTCTTCGGGGCGGAGGGGAAGCCGACCAAGCGAAGGGGTTGGCAGGGCCGCAGAAGGAATAGCCACCGATGGTTATTCGGTCGCCGCGGGGTACCCGCGTCTGCACGCGGCGCAGCAGGCTGCGGCACGCTGATAGTCAGCGGAGATGTCGATGGACACAGGCCCGTGCCGGAACTGCCGATAGGGCTCGTTGTGGTCGAGCTGGCCGTATCAACGCAGCGGCCGTCTACGACCTCACGGCAAGCCACTGCTTGAGCACGACGAGGGGCGCCACGGTCGCAGGCCACACTTGCACCCGTACCTGCTCCATGGTTGCGGGGTCTTCGTCGGAATCGATGTCCAAGCGGCTCGCAACTCCCAGGTTGGACTTTAGCGCGCGACACCATGCAATCGGGGACAGTCTTACTGATCCCAGGGGTGCAGGGCGCTCCAGGTGCCGTTGGCCGCCGTGAAGACCAAGTCCGAGCCTTCGAACACTTCCTCGGCGTTCTCCGGGTGCAGGCGCCCGAAGCGTTCGGCGCACAAGTCGACTGCAACGGCCCGTCGAAGCGGGCGAACTGCGGGGGATCGTAGAGCCAAGCGCGCCCAACACTCTCGTCGATGCGGAACCGGCGCACGTCGAGCAGGTCCACTGTCCTGGCGCTTCTCGCGCCGATGGGCATGACGAAGGTCAGTCGTGGTGGCCGTAGGTGCGCGGATCCACGGGCTGCTGGGACTTGGGAAGTCCGCCGACCACGAGACGGTAGGAGTCGAGCACGAGCTCCTTCACCAGCTTCTCGTCGACGGTGCCCCCGCCTTCCACCGTGATCCAGTGCCTTTTGTTCATGTGATAGCCGGGGGTGATGTCCGCGTACTGCTCACGCAGGGCTACGGCGTTGTCCGGATCAGCTTTCAGGACCACGACAGGGCGCCCCGGCAAGTCGGTCATGAGCATGAAGACCTTGCCACGCACCTTGTGGAGCTCCCAGTCGGGGCGATGCTCCAGGTCGGCGCCGGGCAGGCCCCCAGTGCAGTCGCCCGCGATCTTCTGCAGCTTCTCTCCGTCCAAGGTGATCAACTCCTCTATCGATTCGAGTGCCCTGACCACCCGGCCAGGGCCCAAGTCGGCGTCCCCTGCGTGGCCGCCACGAACGGCGGCGCACGCACGCCGCGTACGTCGAGGTCGCGCGCTTCGATCGCCACGTACTCAGCCGCGGCGACCGCCCCGGGTCTTACTGCTCGGAGGACGAAGTTCCCGAACAAAAGTGACGACCGCCCAGGCGCCGGACACCAGCACGGCGATCACCACCCGGCCCGGGCGGCGCCGAGAGCGCCGGCCAGCCCGCACTGCGCCGTACCCAGATGCCATGCCGCGGCCGCCCCATCTCGTAGGAGGTGTCCGGCAGCGCCGCCGGGTTCAGGAACAGGTGATGCAGATGGCCGCGACGTCGTGAGCTTCACCCCGACCGAGGCCGACCGGCTGCGCCGCGCCACAGGCGCCGAACGCCGTTCCAGTGTGGCCGGTAGGCCGCGGAATGCCCTGCCGAGCCAGCTGTGGCCGACTTCGGCGGTGGTCGCCGCGGTACGCCGGTTGATCAGCTGGTGCGGATTCGAGGCGGCACTGACCAGGTCGCGGCGGTGCGCAAGCCAGCCGTGCAGCGCGCGGTAGGTGAGGTCGTCGAGCGGGTGGACGCGCCCGGCGACGGTGATGCGCGGGTTGCCCAGGTCGACGTCCTCGGCGCCGAGCAGGCGACGAACACGAGCCAGAACGCCGCGCGGTCGGCCAGCCGCCGGCCCGGTGCCTTCGAAATTCCGCGCCGGATGCACGATCTTGGCCGGCGCGGTGACAGCGCCGACCTTGGTGGCGCGCACCCGCAAGACACCGTTGGCGTTGATGGTCGCTCCGATCACCGCGCTGCCCGGACCCTTGTGCACGGGCAGGCTCTTCCCGGTGACCATCAGCGCGCCCACCTCGCTCTCGCCGTGCTCGACGGCGCCGTCGACCGTGATCTTGGCGCGCGGCCGCACCAGCAGCAGGCCACCCACCACCTCCGTGGTCGGGATCTCGACCTCGGCACCGACACGCAGCACGACCGCCCGCGGTGGCGCCAAGCCCAGCAGCGCGCGGATCGCGTCGTTGGCCCCACCGCGGGGGTGCATCTCGACCCAGTACCCGAGGAGGACGAACGTGGCCGGCACCGTGGCCGCTTCGTAGAAGACTTCGCCGCCGATCAGTGTCACCAACGAACACAGCCGGCCCGCGCTCACCGCCACAGCGACGAGCACCATCATGTCCAGCACCCGGGCTCGCAGCGCGCGCACGGCGCCGTGGACGAAGATCGAATACGAGTAGCCGATCACCGGCAGCGTCCACACGTCTTCCCGCCACCCGAACGGCACCGGCAGGCTCAGCCCGAACACCGCCGACCCGATCGGCGACCACAGCACGATCGGAATCGAGCACACCAGCGCGACCAGGAACCGGTTGCGCGGCTCCGCGACCATCGACGCCACCCGGGATGTACCGAGCCGGATCGTCGCGCCGTCATCGTCGACGGGACCGGCGGTCCGCCCGGCGAACCACCCGCATCCGCTGGTCGGTCGCGCCACTCCGACGGCGAGCACGTACCAGGATTCGCGCAGCGCATCGGTGACCTGCTCGGCCGAAACCCGGCTGTTCGCCGGTCACGGTGAGCCGTCCGGTGGCGAGGTCGACGTCCAGTACCAGAGGAGTTGGTGGGGAGAGGTGTGATCGTCTCCTGCGCGTCCGCGCCTTGCCGGTGCGCGTGCGGATCAACGCCGGTATCGGCTGGGTGGGAACCGCGCGACGCGCGGGCGGCCCGTCGCACGCGGTTCGGCGGCCTGCGATCGCGGGCGGGCATCACGTCATCTCATGACCGCGCCGGATGGAGCCGGCGAGGGCAGTCGAGTGGCGCTGCCTTCAAGCGATCTCGGCTGTCGGGGAGTCGACAATGCGCTGCGCCAGCGCTTGGCTCACCAGCTCAGTCTTGGCCATCGGCACCGCGCCCTGATGATGGCTCACGATCATCTGCGGGAACATCCGGTCGAATGCGGTGCCGTGGGCCTGCAACAGCCCCCGCATGTCCGCGACGTGCGCAGCGTTTGCGCGTTTTCGATCTGCGAATTTGTTCATGCCAATTCGCACATCCTGAGTCACGACAATCTTGTCTGGTTTATGGGGTTTATTCGGTGAGTGAATCATTCGATGAGCCGACACGACACCCAGCGGAATCTTCAACGACCGCCCACAGCTCCGTGACGGCGGTCACGGAGCTGCCATACTTCTACGAAGTCGCCCACCCCATCCGCACCGATCCCGTGACACCGGCCCAGCAACCCGCGCACCCTCTGCGGCGCGTGCAGTTCCTGATGTTCCCGGGGTGCTCCTACCCCGTAGGCGGGAAATCCTAGATCCATTGGGAACGACTGGCACAAAAAATCTGCCCCGCAAATTTATCACTCCGGAAGCCTTGACAGCCGGGCGTCGCCCACCACTAGCCTGGGTCCCGGGTACCAAAATAGTGTTCTTGTGGAGCCGAGTTGGAGCGTTTCAAGAACGTCTTCGTGGGGTTTTTCGGGCGGGCGGGGGTTCAGTCGTATGAGACAGGGGTCGGCACCGCGAACGCTCAGGGGACGGAAGCTCCGCCCGGCGGCGCGCGGCACCTTTCGCGGTACGGCCCAGCACATATCGCCTGCCATCGAGTCCGAGCGCGCTAGCCGACACCCGGTGGCGCCCGCGTCTCGACTTCCAGCCACCCCTTCCACGATCTCGGCGCGAACACCGTGCCGCGGGCCCGGTTCGGCCTCTTGCGGGCGAACAGGCGTCTGCTACGAGTGTTGGTCGATGCCTACCGGCATCCGGCGATCACACCGCTGTGCTCATGACGCAAGGTCCGCAGTCGGAGGCTGCACCCATCCCTCCTGCTGCGAACCGCGCCGGTTTACGGCCGGCCGTAAACCGGCCCCAGCTCCGATAGCAGTCCAGGCAAGCGCGAATCTCTTTCATGAGTCGGGCCTGCTTGTCGTGCTGACCGCTCCAAGTTCTGATGCAAGAGGTTCATGAAATGGGAAACTCCCGCAGTGTCCTGGCCGCTGAGCCGGCTGACAATCTGACCACTGTCACCGAATACGAGCGACTTTTCGCCGAAGTGCTCACCGACATCGTGGACACCGACCACGTGCCGGTCGACAGCCACTTCTTCGACGACCTCGGCGCCGACTCCATGCTCATGGCCCGCTTCTGCGCACGCGTACGCAAACGACCCGACCTCCCCTCCATATCAATGCCCGACATCTACAAACACCCGACCATCCGCAGCCTCGCCGCAGCCCACACCACCACCACAACCACACCCACCCCCCCACCAACAACCACATCCACCGAAAACGAGCGACTCTTCACCGAAGTACTCACCGACATCGTGCACACCGACCACATCCCCGTCGACAGCCACTTCTTCGACGACCTCGGCGCCGACTCCATGCTCATGGCCCGCTTCTGCGCACGCGTACGCAAACGACCCGACCTCCCCTCCATATCAATGCCCGACATCTACAAACACCCGACCATCCGCAGCCTCGCCGCAGCCCACACCACCACCACAACCACACCCACCCCCCCACCAACAACCACATCCACCGAAAACGAGCGACTCTTCACCGAAGTACTCACCGACATCGTGCACACCGACCACATCCCCGTCGACAGCCACTTCTTCGACGACCTCGGCGCCGACTCCATGCTCATGGCCCGCTTCTGCGCACGCGTACGCAAACGACCCGAACTCCCCTCCATATCAATGCCCGACATCTACAAACACCCGACCATCCGCAGCCTCGCCGCAGCCCACACCACCACCGACAGCAAACCCACGTCGGCAACTCCGGCGGCTCTCACCGAGCCGCCGAGGCGAGCACGCGACAGTCACTATGTCCTCTGCGGGGCGTTGCAGCTCCTGTTCCTCCTCGGCTACCCCGCCCTGACCGCGGCCGCCTGGGTGACGGGCTTCAACTGGATCTCGACAAGCCCGAACCTCGTCGACGTCTACCTGCGTTCGGTCGCTTTCGGCGCTGCGATGTTGGTCACCCTGTGCGCCCTTCCGATCCTGGTCAAGTGGGTGTTCATCGGCCGGTGGAAGCCCCAGGAGATCCGCGTCTGGAGCATGGCGTACGTCCGCTTCTGGCTCGTCAAAACCCTGATCCAGCGGAATCCGATGATGTTGTTCGTCGGTTCCCCGCTCTACGCGCTCTACCTGCGGGGACTGGGTGCGAAGATCGGGCGCGGCGCCGTCATCTTCTCCAGGAACCTGCCCGTCTGCACCGACCTGCTCAGCGTCGGCGACGGCGCGGTGATCAGGAAAGACTCGTTCTTCAACGGCTACCGGGCTCACGATGGCGTCATCCAGACGGGCGCGGTGAGCATCGGCAAGGACGCCCTCGTCGGCGAGGCGACGGTGCTCGACATCGGGACTTCGCTGGGTGACGGGGCTCAGCTCGGGCACTCGTCCGCTCTGCACCGGGGTCAGGCAATACCGACCGGGCAGCGCTGGGTCGGCTCGCCTGCCCAGCGGGCCGAGAAGACGAACCAGATGGTGGTCGCAGCGCGCGACGTCGGGACACGACGACGGGTGCTCTTCTCGGCCGTGCAGCTGGTGAACCTGCTGCTGCTGGGTCTGCCGCTGACGTTCGGCATCGCGGACTTCGCGCTCCCGCGGCTCCCCGAGTTCGGTCCCCTGCTGGACTCGGCACCGGTGCCCCTCACGACCTGGACGTTCTTCCGTGACGCGCTGATCGTCTCCGCCGTGGTCTTCTTCGGCGCCTTGCTCGTCGGCCTCGTGCTCGTGGGAATCGTTCCGCGCGTGCTGAACCTCTTCATCAAGCCGGACAAGGTCTATCCGCTGTACGGCTTCCATTACTGGGTCCATCGCGCGATCACCCGCACGACCAACATCAGGTTCTTCACGACTCTCTTCGGTGGCACCTCCTACATCATCTACTACCTGCGTTGGTTGGGCTACAGCCTTCGCGGGGTGCGGCAGACCGGTTCGAACTTCGGCGAAATGGTCAAGCACGACAACCCATTCCTCAGCGCGGCCGGCAGCGGAACGATGGTCGCGGACGGGCTGTCGATCATCAATGCCGATTTCTCGAACACCTCCTTCCGCCTGTCCCACGCGTCGATCGGGCCGGACAACTTCCTGGGAAACATGATCGCCTACCCCCCACAGAGCAAGGCGGGCGACAACTGCCTCCTCGCGACGAAGGTCATGGTTCCTCTCAACGGACAGGTGCGGAAAGGCGTGGGCCTGCTCGGCGCGCCCAGCTTCGAGATCCCGCGATCGGTCAAGCGCGACAGGCAGCTGGACGTGACCAGCGCAGACGAGCTGCGCCGCGGCCTCCGGGCCAAGACCATCTACAACACCATCAGCATGGCGCTGTTCCTGCTGGTGCGCTGGACCTTCTTCTTGTCCGTCATCGTGGTTTACCTGGCTGCGATCAACCTCTTGAACCCCCTGGGCGCGCTCGCATTCGCGGTCGCGTCGGCCACCGCGGTGGTCATCGTTTTCACGGTCGTCTACAACGTCGTGGTCGACCGCCTGTTCCGGCCGCTGCAGGCCTTGGTGCCGCAGGGGTGCTCGATCTACGACCGCGCCTTCTGGCGGCACGAACGATTCTGGAAGGTCAGTTCCCTCACCTATGTCCTCGCCTTCAACGGCACCCCGCTCAAGAATCTGATCTGGCGGCTGCTGGGTATGCGGATCGGCCGCCGGGTCTTCGACGACGGCCTCCGCGTGCCCGAGCGGACGTTCACCGCGATCGGCGAGGGCTGCACCCTCAATGCGGACACCATCGTCCAGTGCCACTCGCAGGAGGACGGCGGATTCAAGTCGGACCGCATCGCGATCGGTGCCGGGTGCACCCTCGGTGTCGGCGCATTCGTCCACTATGGCGTAACGATGGGCGACGGCGCGGCGCTCGCCACCAGTTCCTTCCTCATGAAGGGCGAGGAAATGCCGCTGAACGCACTGTGGAGCGGCAACCCCGCCACGGAGACGCGTTCGGGCGACCCGCA encodes:
- a CDS encoding ROK family transcriptional regulator, yielding MSEPNPVRARNTAVVLGLLRAHRTMSRTELARRCGLSLPTVMEIVEQLLADGYVRAAGSGPATGGRPSRLYEFDPSGRFAIGVSLGTHTASAVLTDLDAAVVDEASEPSELLVGPDATVAQTRRLIDRVLPAPRRDRIQGIGLGVAALVLDSEDRALRPHADWPAVPLRSLIAQHYGLGAEIENYAKAVSVGEHRFGAGRGRRNMLCVVLQDGVGAGLISDGELYRGDDGAAGRFGATLVHLPGRPRVPLDEVAGAAGIEALANARTPGRKWRAAEVFAAAEAGDPTARAVVGEVGAALAEAVYNAVVLAAPDLVVLSGNVASAGGALLADPVRDLLTRAHTRGRTPSVVPGTLGEQAGAIGAAALLLQNTFVDPVVL
- a CDS encoding DUF305 domain-containing protein — protein: MKIPLGVVSAHRMIHSPNKPHKPDKIVVTQDVRIGMNKFADRKRANAAHVADMRGLLQAHGTAFDRMFPQMIVSHHQGAVPMAKTELVSQALAQRIVDSPTAEIA
- a CDS encoding Pls/PosA family non-ribosomal peptide synthetase; translation: MGNSRSVLAAEPADNLTTVTEYERLFAEVLTDIVDTDHVPVDSHFFDDLGADSMLMARFCARVRKRPDLPSISMPDIYKHPTIRSLAAAHTTTTTTPTPPPTTTSTENERLFTEVLTDIVHTDHIPVDSHFFDDLGADSMLMARFCARVRKRPDLPSISMPDIYKHPTIRSLAAAHTTTTTTPTPPPTTTSTENERLFTEVLTDIVHTDHIPVDSHFFDDLGADSMLMARFCARVRKRPELPSISMPDIYKHPTIRSLAAAHTTTDSKPTSATPAALTEPPRRARDSHYVLCGALQLLFLLGYPALTAAAWVTGFNWISTSPNLVDVYLRSVAFGAAMLVTLCALPILVKWVFIGRWKPQEIRVWSMAYVRFWLVKTLIQRNPMMLFVGSPLYALYLRGLGAKIGRGAVIFSRNLPVCTDLLSVGDGAVIRKDSFFNGYRAHDGVIQTGAVSIGKDALVGEATVLDIGTSLGDGAQLGHSSALHRGQAIPTGQRWVGSPAQRAEKTNQMVVAARDVGTRRRVLFSAVQLVNLLLLGLPLTFGIADFALPRLPEFGPLLDSAPVPLTTWTFFRDALIVSAVVFFGALLVGLVLVGIVPRVLNLFIKPDKVYPLYGFHYWVHRAITRTTNIRFFTTLFGGTSYIIYYLRWLGYSLRGVRQTGSNFGEMVKHDNPFLSAAGSGTMVADGLSIINADFSNTSFRLSHASIGPDNFLGNMIAYPPQSKAGDNCLLATKVMVPLNGQVRKGVGLLGAPSFEIPRSVKRDRQLDVTSADELRRGLRAKTIYNTISMALFLLVRWTFFLSVIVVYLAAINLLNPLGALAFAVASATAVVIVFTVVYNVVVDRLFRPLQALVPQGCSIYDRAFWRHERFWKVSSLTYVLAFNGTPLKNLIWRLLGMRIGRRVFDDGLRVPERTFTAIGEGCTLNADTIVQCHSQEDGGFKSDRIAIGAGCTLGVGAFVHYGVTMGDGAALATSSFLMKGEEMPLNALWSGNPATETRSGDPQGRKISIDDNRAAVLVRGG
- a CDS encoding sulfatase; protein product: MTEPSRPNILLVHWHDLGRHLGAYGHPGVPSPNVDRLAEQGLRFDNAFATAPLCSPARGSLFTGRYPHDNGLLGLAHLGWEYRAGVQTLPALLGDAGYRTALAGMQHESSDPSTLGYQEFFALRTTYLEREYCDGVTDAATAWLARAALEDRPFFLSVGFEEVHRPYPTDRYAPDDPARVEVPPFLPDNAWTRDDLASFQGSIRAADAAVGRLLSAVDELRLTADTWVVFTTDHGVAFPRAKSTLYDPGTGVALIMRPPAAWPSPRGATDRLFSHVDFVPTVLDALGLPVPPEVQGVSHAQWLRGGDPAPSREHVFTEKNFHDIYDPLRAVRDAEFKYLRNFEPRPLLPLPGDLESSPTRYGYGDAHLAHRPAEELYDLRDDPWEQRNVAADPRYAEVRARLSCSLESWQQDSGDPLLKGPLPAPPWPRQPRYGALVADEGGPWAR
- a CDS encoding ABC transporter ATP-binding protein, translated to MSDAVLEVRDLRIGFGARTAVDGVDFAVRPGEVLGIIGESGSGKSSVALAALRMLPATGRVTGGAVLLRGTDIAALSENELRELRGGEIGLVFQDPMSSLNPMLSIGRHLDEALRAHGKGSAAQRRTRAKELLELVGIPDPDRRLRERPHRMSGGQRQRVMIALALAAEPAVLFADEPTTALDATTAVGVLALLKRVARELDTAVVLITHDIGVVAATCERVVVMRTGQVVEHGAVEDVLLRPQHPYTRALLAAVPRLDTPLPKHSGVDGSAEPLLQVSGLTKTYRGRHGQRFTVLDDVSLSVRPGETLGIVGESGSGKSTLARAVAGAHAPTSGALRFRGEELTAKRSAQLRRAIQLVFQDPYASLHPRMRIGTALEEPLRAHGLRDRRARADRVAELLREVGLDPDVAHRRPAEFSGGQRQRIGIARALATEPDLLICDEPVSSLDVSVQARILDLLVALRERLGLTMLFISHDLAVVRQVSHRIAVLYSGSLMELGPAGPLTDRPLHPYTVTLLSAAPSPDPSADRRPEALLLRGAANGQPVRATGCPFADRCPIGPVVRDGRGICRDRRPELSEHEPGRFAACHFAGTLTRPTTEESA
- a CDS encoding MmcQ/YjbR family DNA-binding protein, which encodes MDGEKLQKIAGDCTGGLPGADLEHRPDWELHKVRGKVFMLMTDLPGRPVVVLKADPDNAVALREQYADITPGYHMNKRHWITVEGGGTVDEKLVKELVLDSYRLVVGGLPKSQQPVDPRTYGHHD